In Gadus morhua chromosome 2, gadMor3.0, whole genome shotgun sequence, the DNA window TTTACAGATATACAGATAGCTACATAGCTACACAAACAGAGCAGCCCCTTAGTACCACTATATTAGCCCCAGTATATCAGCACCAGTATATCAAAACCAGCATATACCAGCGCCAGTATATCAGTACCAGTAAAGTAGAAacagtatatttatattaacaTTTTGGAGTAGCAGCAGTAAAGTAGAAAAAATGGCACCAGTATAGTACGGTATTTGCAACAGTATATCAGCACCACAATAGTAGCTGCTCCAGTATACAGGAGTTGGAATGTCTCCCTGTTCTGAGAGcacttgtgtctgtgtctacgcTACGCTCCCCACAGCTGTTCCTCTTGGGGTATGCATACCTCCAAAGCTAGCCTGGGTCCTTAGCCTTTTACAGGCTAGCTGACACACTGAGTTTTTGCTGGGAAAGAATCGAATGTCATGAAACCCTAGTGCTACTGTCTTTGCCCGAGGCAGACGCTGAAACAGAATAACACATTCAGAGCATATATAATATCGTAGACGTAAGAGTTGGGCCATGATGCTTTTAAAAAAGTATAGCAACTGTTGACCTGTTTAGGGCTGACTCCTGACCGTTTACACCCAACAAGTGGCCCCTTTGAAGGGCATCTTGTTGACATATCTACATATCATCCTTTAGGGCTTTGTCTCCTTCAGGAGCCCGCGGGAGCTGTGACTTGTGAGATCAGTTGCCTTAGCGTGTGATGCCGGCTTATATAACCGTACGGCATAACAATACAAAACGCTTACGTTATGACATAACGCCTACGCAAGGGTTGGTGAACCATTCAgccgacaaaaaaaaaagcctgtcTTGAGAACTATTAGCTCTATtagcacacacgcaaatgcacacataccttTCCTTGTATTTAAGGGATAGCAACTTCCAGTAATTAATTTCTTCGTCCTTTGAAGGGAATTTGGGGATCATCTCTGTTTCCATGGCTGGGCAGCCTAAAGAAAAGGAAAGAAGAGAAAGATACATGAGCCGCGGCCTGATGATGACAAAAGCATGCATTTTGACCGTATCAACCAGTTTCCAAGTAAAAAGGTTTTCAGAATGCCCTTTGGTTGAGTGTAAACCACAGATCATACACAAGTCTCATATCCACAGAGACAGAAAACAACAAATAAGGCTGGAGTTTAATGCATATTATATCAGTCTGCGAAAGACATGTGGGTGTGCTTCCTATCCATATAAAAGCCCATGTGTCCCGGGGGTTGAAACCCACCGCAACTCCCTTCATCATCCAGGGGCTGTTCCATCACGTCAGCACAGCGCATCACCAGTAGGCACACATGGATCCAAGCTGGCGAACATACAACTGAGGTCAGGACCACAAGTTTGGCCCAACGTCAGGGCCATTAACCAAAGGGGTTTCCTAAAGTCTCCAAATCGAGTTTCAGACGCAATACCTCAAGCTGTGCTACTTATAGAGGCACAGGCAGAATAACATGCAATTAAACTGGTTATTTGTAGTGGAAAAAGTGAATATACTGTATGTCCAAGCCAGGCCACGGTGCGCTATAGACTTTAGATGAAAATGAGCAGAGCACCATAATCCATTTCTGTAGGCTCTCTACGAAAAATCCCCTTTACCTGGAAGTCTGAGCTAAAGCCCTAGGCCTTCACAGAATGTTTATTTCCCATGACAGTCCCCTTCAGTGGGCTATCAGGACTGTGGTGGATGGCATGCAGGGTCAAGGGAGGGACAGAGTAGCGGGATGAACAGAGCACAGCGGTCTGTCCTTTCTGCATTCCTCTCAGATTGGGTGTCGATAGGTGACTCATCACATCCAGCTCCATGTTCTGTTGTTAAGACGCAGGGTCCTCTACAACCCGCGGGTGACCTGTGGAATAACGCCACCGAAGAGGAATGTGGCCAACGGTGGCTAGAGACACAGACCCTTCAACACGGGCAAGGCATTCTCAACCTTTTGACTTCTTCCAAGCATTTTCATGTTTTGGTTGCAATAGGTCGGTTTGGTCACTGTTGAGAgtttgagtgggggggggggggggggggtagttcgTTTTTCAAATCATTCGGGTGGTCCATAATGTAAAAGAGAATAGATAAACACTGTCGTTTCCATAGTGATCCAGACTAAAACAAAAGTGTCAACGTTATCTTGAGAAACACAATAGGTACTGCCACATCCTTGAATGTAAACATAACTCTGACGTGCATCAGACTGAGCCAGCAACACACTGTTATCATAGATTTGACACTTTATTGTAAAGCTATAATAAAAGCATGACAGGGTTTGCTTTGCATAGGCCGTCTAAAAAAAGGTTCGCCGGTTAGACAAAACAGTTCCTCTCATCGCATCAGCACATGCGGGTCCCATGGTGAGACCCATATACCAACAATAACACAAATATATGATGTTCATATGCACTGCATTATACAACTGACAAGCCAAAGTATTACAACTACACTGATAAAGTCCTCCCCTTTTTCACTTACAGATGTTTAGCGATGATGTATAATGCCCGTACAGATGTACAGATGTACAGATGTTCAGCGATAAGGGGGGGGACTCCATCATAGATCAGAGCCAAAATCAGGTCCAAAATCCCTAAAACAATCATTCCTCTCTCCGGAAATCGTGGTACAGTCAAAACGCCGGGTCTTGTGGGCAGCATGAGAATCCCCTGGTCGGGCTTCACATGTTACCTTCTCGTTTAACACAACAACAGTGTCCTCAACAGCGACTCTTACGCAATCTCGATACAAGATACCGGCGTCAGATGTGACATACATTACTAATATGATTCATCATGATTCACTGGTTCACTCCCTGTGGGCAGTTAGCCTCCTCGAGAGACCGGCTGGATGTGAAAAGCTTAGCAGTGGTTGTGGTGGACTGACCATTGCGGTCTACGAGCTACCTTCAATGGGGGTTATTTTACAGATGTAGGCTGGCTATACAAATACGATCACACCGTGTCATGTCATGTTATACCACGGAAACATTCCAGTGTTCAAACAGAACAAAATAGCCGTTAGTATACTTGGCACCATGAAAAGAGGAAGCCTCGACGCCCAGTTTAGGAGCCGACGAGGGTCGCTACGAAGGCGATTTTCCTTGAGAGGAATGCGACCAGAACAGTCGGGCGTTGATTCGAGTTCGTACCTGGGCATGTCAAATGACGGTCCGGTTGTAGGCTTTCTCGGCAAGTCTTCTTCTAGCAAACTGTAACTTACATCCACTGTAACGCACACACCACCAGAACGTCAAACCATCTGTGGGTAAACTGTTTAGGAAATTGCCAACGCGTCTCGGAAGCGACGCTATAGCTGCGCGCTGACGTCAATGATGGGTGCGTCAGAAGGGGGCGGGGCGACTATAGAAATTGCGTGAGTAGAATTGGCTCTATCAAGCCCGAGACAGTGCTCTACATTGTGCTTATCGTGCCCATCACCACAAGGTGGCATTTGACCGACTGGTTTAATGCAATCTCTCGTTATGCCAAAACAATGTTAAATTCATGTTCTTGACAATGTCGTAAACAAATAAGATATTTTCTTAACCTGATTTTATTCAGCTGTGTTAATAAAGTCATTTACATCCCCCATTCACATTTGAATTCACATTTATATAGGCTTATATATTACACATGTTGTCTAAATATCATATAATAGGCTAAGGTATTGCTTAAATAGTGTAGGCATGcgttgcatgtatgtatgtttgtatgttgcCGATCGCTTAGTAAACTTGAAACTATGCAACCTGAAATGTGAACCTGCTTGACCGCTTCTGCCACAGATCCAATCATCCGAGTCGTTGCATCGCAGGTGACAGTCGCTGATTTACAAGGGAGCCTCGAAACCAGACTGGTCACCCTCCGAAGTGACAAGTTCCTTCTTAGCGAACAAAAAGAAGAAGTGAATGAGGATCCACGGATAATCTTGAGGGGTTACTCTGACTTCTCGTCTCCCTCTCAATTAGGCCTATATACTTACACATCTGCTGGTGGATTAAATGGCATTTTACAAGCACGAAGGTCTGGAGGAGCCCACGGAACCAGAATGCCCGGTGTGTTACGAGAGCCTGTCGGGCAGCGAGAGGACCCTGAGCTGTGGACATGTCTTCTGCCACGACTGTCTGGTGCGGACGCTGGTCAGCATCACCCGAGACGGAGTGATCAGAGACACTATCATCTGCCCTGTGTGCCGACACCTCACGTTCATAAAGAAACAAACAGACGCCGTGGTGTCAATGCTCAacgaagagaaagaagagaccAAGCAGGGGGAGCAGACGCTGAAGGTCCCTATTCCCGCGCCCGCGGGCGCGGAGTACTTTGCGCATTACCCGGGGGCTCTGTTGCAGTCTGCCGCGAGAACTGTCCCTCTGGGCTTCGACTGGAGGCGCTGTTTCCGGCGGATGGGGGCTTTCCGGCGACAGATACTGGTGTTCCCCAACCTGGACCATAACGCGTCTCAGATCTTCATCATCAGCGAGCAGGGTCGCCCCATGGCCGAGGAGGACGCGCTGCGGGAGCTCTccacagtggtggtggtgcaacAACCGCCTGTCCGGCCCAGGCGCATTAAGATCTGCACCACGGGACGTTGGTTGCTCTTCTTGCTATCCATCTTCACTTTACTTGCACTGGTGGCTGCCACTTTACCTTGGATATTATTAGCTTAACTATGTACTAACTATGCAATCTGAACTGTGTAAACTTGCTTGACCACTTGCTTGCTTGACCGCAGATCCAACTAGCCGAGTCCTTGCATCCTAGCTTGGTAGCCTCGAAACTAGACCGGTCACACTCAAAATTGAGAAGTTCCTTCTCAGCGAACAGAAGGAAGTAGTGAATAACGATCCACGGAGAATCTTAAGGGGTTACTCTGACTGCTCGTCTCCCTGTATAGACTTACACATCTGCTGGTGGATTAGATGGCATTTTACAAGCACGAAAGTGGAGGAGCCAACGGAACCAGAATTCCCGGTGTGTTACGAGTGCATGTCCGGCAGCGAGAGGACCCTGAGCTGTGGACATGTCTCTTACCACGACTGTCTGGTGCGCACGCTGGTCAGCATCACCGGAGACGGAGTGATCACAGTCAGAGTCAGAGACACCATCATCTGTCCTTTGTGCCGACACCTCACGTTTATAAAGAAACAAGCAGACGCCGTGGAGGCGATACTGCTCAACGCCAAGAAAGAAGAGACCAAGCAGGGGGAGCAGACGCTGAAGGTCCCCATCCCCGCTCCCCCGGGCGCCTTTACGCATTACCCGGGGGCTCTGTTGCAGTCCGTCGCGGACGTCCGGCCCAGGCGCACTTCTTGCCGTCCGTATTCAATATAGCCTACTTACTTGCACTGGCGGCTGCCCCTTGGCATTGGATTTTTTTGGCTTAACCGTGTGTGATTGGTTTTACTGTACAGCTGCAATGTGTTTTATGGAGACCTGACAATAGTGCTAAGCATTAAGTTACCCGATGAGTTGGAATGCATAATAAATGACCATTGTAATCTCAATAATCAAATATGAATTCCAGATTTATGACCTTATGAAGAGAACTGTGTGCCCCCCACCAGTAGCACTCGTTTACTAAACAGGCTTAGCTTGTTCGTTTTGCATTAGTGTGGAAGGTGGAAATGGAAGGAATGGGGAAGAGGCAGAGTGTGTGCGGTTGAACATTTGTGTTACCAGGCAACTGTGTAGAATGACGCAAAACCTATGaaggttggactctattcttatAAGTTTTCCTCAAGAGGCACTTATCAAAACACCAGTTCCGGTCACAGTTCTTTTTACCTGTCTGGATTTAGCAGATATTTTTATTCAGAGCGACCCCCGTTTTATCAAAGCACCCCACTCCAATGTGCTAAGCTGCAATAAAGGGTTTTGATTGGCAGCAACATTAATGCTACAAGCTATTAAGCCACCAGACATCGCGAGAGGTCAAGCGGTGACGTAAACGCCCCAGACTCCAAAGAGGCAATTACTCTGCGTATCTTCTGTGGCCTTTTTAATCTGACCTCTTTAACATTCGGTTGGGCCGTTTACGTTTTGGAGTAATTCAGATACTTCTTTACTTCTCGGCTTCTTTGTCAGCCATTGGTATTCCTTCTCTTGAAGTGAACAATAATTGATGGGGCACAGCACAGGCCGCCTGGGAAAGACGTGCAGGTAAAGATGAGCTGATCTGTGTAACGAGATCCACCGTGGTATTGGGTAACTACTGATGGGCCTTAAGAGAGGGCTCGGGTCTCACGAAAACACCAGGCAATGTGCCTGCCCTGAATGGACACACACCGATCCCTGACCGCCTAGTGGTTTGTGACCGTTGTTCATGTTAATTTATGATCACAGTTTGCAGCACTTACCAAAGTTCTGAATGGACAAATTAAACGTATGTTGCAACAGGAGAGTAATTGCTTGTATGCAGCCAGCTCTGTCACTGATACCAGgtgacatgcatgcacacacacctaggtAGGTACTAAGGTACACTCCTGGTTTCTGTCGCTGACAGCACACTGCCCTTCCTGTTGATCCAGTCGTGCAGGTTGAAGGAGCTCAACCTCTTCGCCCAGATGGTCATGTCATGAACTCTGATTTAATCCATTAGTCTGATTTATCTTATGCCAGTGAGAAAGTACTTTAAAACTCACAAAAGTAGTTTTGTGTGAAAGAAAGGATGGGCCTAATCCAGCTGTCTCCACCTGAGTTGAAGAATGTGTTGTTATTAAGTCCAGAAACAAAAGCACGTATACCTTCTTATTGTTTGGGCTGGGATTTATACTCAAGGCGTTCTGTCTTAGTCATTTTCATCTTTTTGTACGTGATATGAAACCTGGTCATCATATAAAAACGACTCCTACAGTCGACCCTGTTTTTGTTGTCAtcaggcaaggcaaggcaaggcaactttatttatatagcacttttcatattAAGGCAGActgaaagtgcttcacatataaacattgtcatacaataaaataaaataatagataagtaaaagaaaacatatgcaaagaaatgagtaaaatggaaagttaaaaagggcattttagtattaaaatagaaaataaaggcaaagttagaGAAGCTTTTTAggaagtgcaatgtatttaagatttagcagaaatcTTAAAAAGCAAACATAacagtcttcagtcttgtttgaaaggtgctcagagttggtgcaagtcttaaatccccattaaatataaataccgtttttttctgtatttataCACAGGACAAATAAAACCACACAGACCATAGGGTTATCAAAATGTAtagtttaatatatatttatttttgacattCTGATATGGATTGCAGTCGGCGTCGCAGTACACACGGAGTTCCACTTGATATgcaaagcaggggggggggggggggggggagtttgacAAGCGACAGATTTCGTTTGTACACTAGTTGTGCAAGCAGTTCATATGAGGTCAACATCTATCCACTTATTTATCGTATTGCTCAATGAACCCTTTAGTCTtactagtattattattattagtcgtATTATCATTATAATCCACGTTTATTACTAGTCCATTAATGGTCTCTTTCTCCATTTCATTCATGAACCCCCTCTAATTGCTTTCATGAGACAGTAATTCACACACCAATCATGTAAAATACTATCTAGTTACATGCATGACAGCCATATATTTGTTCTTTCTTCCATAAGAAATATGCCCCCGAACCCTCATTCGATTTTTTCCAATCAACGCTGGCTTTGATGAGTATTGGGAATAATCAGAGTTCAAAAGATGAGGGTTTGAAACTGGATGTAAAATGAGTCTCTAAATCATCGAGTCTTTGGCGCAAAATATGCTTGAATAATGATGCACATGTTTCTTGACTCAAAGTAGATGAAATTGCTTGACTATGAGGCTAAATGTCTTTCTGTACAACTGTGCGATGAACACACCTATTCACTGATATTTGAGCATTGTTATAGTTGTTTGACTCGACAGAATGACTTTTATCGTTGATAGAATTGTTTCCTGACGGGGAAACGGAGGATAAACATGTGGTTCCTTATAATTGTGCAATAAACACACCAAAGATGAGTgcatgcgtttatgtgtgtgcacatgtgtggaGTGTGGGTTTACGATGAAAAATGCACTACAGAAATACTGCCCTGTATGGTAAATATTTGCCATCCGGCTGCTTCATGAGCTAAACACAAGCACTCATCCACACTACGAGCACTTAACCAATGACTTATCACAAAGTATCAGGTGTCCAATCAGTTATGGACATTTTAACTGAGTCACATTCAATCAGcacgagagagcaagagagagagaattcccATCCTCCTTATAAATACGGTTAAGTTTGGATCCagtaaattaaaatacaacGTTATATGTCCATATAGCtccaaaataattataataataataaaacaaccaCTGCTAGGGCACTTGCAATTGTTGTAATTGTATCACCACAACTATCAATATGGTAATCAATATCACCATAATCTTCATAAGCCTAGTCCATAGCGAACACACTTTTATCATGGATCACTTAGTAGTAAAAACACAAACTTAAAATCCTGTATGGCCGAAgcgaaccaacacacacacacacacacacacacacacacacacacacacacacacacacacacacacacacacacacacacacacacacacacacacacacacacacacacacacacacacacatcaaatcaGGAAATTGCTTTAAAATAGAAATAATTGCACTTCAATCGACACGATTATTGTCCTCAGACGTTTCATATTAAATTACAAAAGCGACAATGCAGCATGTGTTCTTTTAGGGATTTGAATGGACACACTTTCAAGCCTACAGCAAGAGCCCTGGCATGTTGGTTTACCTCCATTTTGGAGAGTGAACCGGGAGATTTGAACATGACGGGTACATATAGGCGCAGAGAGAGGCGAAAGCTTCAAGGACCAATCACTGAGCATCCATCCAACTTACCCAACTTCCTTGTTGATCGGACAGGTTAAAAACATACACTATTCATCGATACACTCGTTCGGGAATGCCGTGAACGCATTCATGAACGTCCATGAATTTAAAATGTCGAAGGAATTTAGAATTTAaaaacttttttctttctttttttacatcgcaaccccccccccccccccccccgcccaacacacaaacacgcgtttCTTATTCTTCCCCACGCAATTGAGAGGTCATTCCAAGctgaggagaaagagggacgAAGAGCGCATTGAAGTTGAAGCTGCAGCACTAGTGTGTCTGCTGCAGCCGTGCGTTACCTTGTTCTATTTCCCAAACATGGTCGATTTACAGTACACCTGTCAATAGTGTGCAGGGACAAAAAATaccagttctttttttttctacacaTGATAAATATAAGCACACATATATTAATATCGTGTATATTCAAGATTTGCCTTTAACATATAATTTTTCCTCTCAGGCTTATATACATCGACTTTATGTACAGtgtttttaattttctttatgTATTTACACTAGGAGTCAAAGCACTTATAAACAagggcaaaagagagagagagagagaattatacGAACCCAAAGGCAGTGTGTCAGGGTCGGGAACCACAAGCACGTCATCCATTCCTTATCACCCGCCCAAAAATATCAAATACCAGCCAATCGGTGGTCAATAATCCCCCCTATCAGGCTGGCTTTCTAACTTCTACAGTCCAAAAAATACATCTCTGCCATTCTGAGAGGTTTTCTGCTCCACAGGAGAATGTTTTCAATTAGGTCAAAAGTCACGGAAATTCCTCATGCAAAACATCATATCAGTGCCTCAGTTATAAAGATGCATGTCTATAAacctgtttattattattatatctatttatttatttttacaattcGACATTCCTGTCCTGTGCTGTTGAAAGTGTATGTGCAGTTTGTGTTAATAATCCTATAtcgaaataaataataaagtgacACCTACATCTAACGTAACATAATTCACTGGACTGCTTCAGAGCTCCGCAGAAACACGAGGATCCCGCTGCAGGAggtggcaggaggaggaggaggagaggggagcgtaTGCAACAAGAACAGCGGGACTCATTATGGGATGTCGCTTGAATTGAAGCCCAAGGCTCCAGCGGCTCCCCTGACGTTCGCTCAACACTGTGATACCCTGTATTGTGGAAAATACTGCACATGGATTTCTCGGTCAAGTCTCCCATGCGCTGTCTACCCGTGCACacatctctctcctgcctcactccctcacccagTCAGCCCCTCACCCTCCCACACGATCCTGAGCACTGGCTACCTGTCCGACCGGGCTCTGAGCTTTTCCCTCTGAGCGTTGGTTGTACAGGCGGCAAAAAAGTTCATTTGGCAATTCGATTGCGATTTTACAGTAAGgcaaaaacaaatgtaaaacaaaaaacacattaacataaaaatacaaagcactGTTCGGAAAA includes these proteins:
- the LOC115533815 gene encoding RING finger protein 222; the protein is MAFYKHEGLEEPTEPECPVCYESLSGSERTLSCGHVFCHDCLVRTLVSITRDGVIRDTIICPVCRHLTFIKKQTDAVVSMLNEEKEETKQGEQTLKVPIPAPAGAEYFAHYPGALLQSAARTVPLGFDWRRCFRRMGAFRRQILVFPNLDHNASQIFIISEQGRPMAEEDALRELSTVVVVQQPPVRPRRIKICTTGRWLLFLLSIFTLLALVAATLPWILLA